A stretch of the Vanacampus margaritifer isolate UIUO_Vmar chromosome 6, RoL_Vmar_1.0, whole genome shotgun sequence genome encodes the following:
- the hacd3 gene encoding very-long-chain (3R)-3-hydroxyacyl-CoA dehydratase — MALTPLVYWAQRHEEIYLRVELTDAQNISVNVHENVLHFQALGHGAKGQNLYQFSMEFLLPVKTQVAYKSTQRQVSFNVRKEQRGWWERLTKQERKPLFLAPDFDRWLDESDAEMEMREKEERRIRRKASQYDEDGFISLKTGFLFAYNLVQFLGFSWIFVNMTIRLLKFGQDSFYDTFHTISGVMFFCQILAAVEVLNAAFGVVKTGVMPTFIQLLGRNFILFIIFGCLEEMQNKPVVFFVFYLWSAIEIFRYPFYMLGCFNTEWKILTWLRYSLWMPLYPLGVTAEAVAVIQSIPIFEQTNLFRIPLPEAAGTSLSFSYVLRVYLALMFLGLLINFRHLYKQRQRRFRTKKRKAH, encoded by the exons ATGGCGTTGACGCCTCTTGTTTACTGGGCCCAACGCCACGAGGAAATCTACCTTCGGGTGGAGCTGACTGACGCACAG AATATTAGCGTCAACGTGCATGAAAACGTCCTTCACTTTCAAG cccTGGGCCACGGTGCCAAAGGTCAAAACCTGTACCAATTCAGCATGGAGTTTCTTTTACCTGTAAAAACACAG GTGGCTTACAAGTCCACTCAGCGGCAGGTGAGCTTCAACGTGAGGAAAGAGCAACGAGGCTGGTGGGAACGGTTGACCAAACAGGAACGCAAACCTCTTTTCTTGGCTCCAGACTTCGACCGCTGGCTCGATGAGTCGGACGCCGAGATGGAGATGAGGGAGAAG GAGGAGAGAAGAATCAGGCGGAAGGCTTCACAGTATGATGAGGACG gttTCATCAGTCTGAAAACAGGATTTTTGTTTGCATACAACCTGGTGCAGTTTCTTGGCTTTTCATGGATCTTTGTCAACATGACCATTCGCCTCCTCAAGTTTGGTCAAG ATTCCTTCTACGACACGTTTCACACCATATCCGGCGTCATGTTCTTCTGCCAGATCCTGGCAGCCGTCGAGGTCCTCAACGCCGCTTTTGGTGTGGTCAAGACGGGTGTGATGCCCACTTTTATACAG CTGCTTGGAAGGAATTTCATCCTCTTCATCATTTTTGGTTGCTTGGAAGAAATGCAGAATAAGCCGGTGGTCTTCTTTGTTTTCTATTTGTGGAGTGCCATTGAAATATTTAG GTATCCATTCTACATGCTGGGATGCTTCAACACCGAGTGGAAAATCCTGACCTGGTTGCGATATTCCCTGTGGATGCCCCTTTACCCGCTCGGTGTTACAGCTGAAG CTGTGGCCGTGATACAGTCCATCCCCATCTTTGAGCAAACCAACCTGTTCCGCATTCCTCTGCCGGAAGCCGCGGGCACGTCTCTCAGCTTTTCGTACGTCCTGCGCGTATACCTGGCGCTCATGTTTTTAG GACTTTTGATCAATTTTCGTCATCTCTACAAGCAAAGGCAGAGGCGCTTCCGCACCAAGAAGAGAAAAGCTCATTGA